The Flavobacterium faecale genome has a segment encoding these proteins:
- the metF gene encoding methylenetetrahydrofolate reductase [NAD(P)H]: MKVTQHLENAKGKPLFSFEIVPPQKGSNINDLYENIDPLMEFKPPFIDVTTSREEFVYIEKDGLFDRRITRMRPGTVGICASIQHKYGVDAIPHVLCGGFTKEETEYLLVDCHYLNIDNLVALRGDPMKGEKYFEPAKGGHAYASELVKQIKAMNSGQFLHDTMPMKSAPDFCVGVAGYPEKHIEAPSLEADLKRLKEKVDAGADYIVTQMFFDNQRYFKFVESARAMGITVPIIPGIKPVAVKRHLQLLPQVFWLDMPESLISDVENAKDNLAVRQIGVEFAVQQSKELIEFGAPCVHYYSMGKSDNIYNIASQVF, translated from the coding sequence ATGAAAGTAACACAACATTTAGAAAACGCCAAAGGAAAACCATTGTTCTCCTTCGAAATTGTACCGCCGCAAAAAGGAAGTAATATCAATGATTTATACGAAAATATAGATCCTTTGATGGAATTCAAACCACCTTTTATTGATGTAACTACTTCGAGAGAAGAGTTTGTTTACATAGAGAAAGACGGACTTTTTGACCGTCGTATTACACGTATGCGTCCTGGGACAGTTGGAATATGCGCTTCTATTCAGCATAAATATGGCGTAGATGCTATTCCGCACGTGTTGTGTGGTGGGTTTACTAAGGAAGAAACAGAATATCTATTGGTAGATTGCCATTATTTAAACATCGACAACTTGGTTGCATTACGTGGAGACCCGATGAAAGGCGAGAAATATTTCGAACCTGCAAAAGGAGGCCATGCTTATGCATCTGAATTGGTGAAACAAATCAAAGCGATGAATTCGGGTCAGTTTTTACACGATACCATGCCGATGAAAAGTGCACCCGATTTTTGTGTTGGTGTTGCCGGTTATCCAGAAAAACATATTGAAGCACCAAGTCTAGAAGCCGATCTAAAAAGGTTGAAAGAAAAAGTAGATGCGGGAGCAGATTACATTGTTACCCAAATGTTTTTTGATAATCAACGATATTTTAAGTTTGTTGAATCCGCAAGAGCAATGGGAATTACAGTGCCAATTATTCCTGGAATCAAACCAGTTGCAGTTAAGCGTCATTTACAATTGTTACCGCAAGTCTTTTGGTTAGATATGCCGGAGAGTTTGATAAGCGATGTCGAAAATGCCAAAGACAACCTAGCCGTTCGTCAAATTGGAGTAGAGTTTGCAGTGCAACAATCCAAGGAGTTAATTGAATTTGGTGCGCCTTGCGTTCATTATTACTCAATGGGGAAATCGGATAATATTTATAATATCGCAAGTCAGGTTTTTTAA
- a CDS encoding polysaccharide deacetylase family protein — MNINNNYRKQRTIWCAVFVCILSVFSCTKIEEDIEAPFETVPQAGVAITFDDDYVDEWFTVNTILKPYDWKATFFVCEFEKLKYEQLNKLKELKKEGHEIGGHGWIHLKAAPFEKRHGAAGYLDDEILPMLEDMRVHALPVHSFAYPYGSHDAITDTLLLHEFNIIRGTTYGSLSPSQQKCYFDNNSRVLLGLGIDNSYPQFSIPYFLSLVEYAKQNNKIVVFYAHKPVLKATGKYETEYKTLIEICKYIKANNMKFYTVSELYLKEKNK, encoded by the coding sequence ATGAACATAAATAATAATTATAGAAAACAGCGCACTATTTGGTGTGCTGTTTTTGTTTGCATCCTATCGGTTTTTTCGTGTACTAAAATCGAAGAAGATATAGAAGCGCCTTTCGAAACCGTACCTCAAGCAGGCGTTGCAATTACTTTTGATGATGATTATGTTGATGAATGGTTTACTGTCAATACGATCTTGAAGCCATACGATTGGAAAGCTACATTTTTTGTTTGTGAATTCGAAAAACTAAAATACGAACAATTAAACAAGTTAAAAGAACTAAAAAAAGAAGGGCACGAAATAGGAGGTCACGGTTGGATACATCTGAAAGCAGCACCTTTTGAAAAACGACATGGTGCAGCAGGCTACTTAGATGACGAAATTTTACCTATGCTAGAAGACATGAGAGTACATGCGCTCCCCGTTCATTCTTTTGCATACCCGTATGGTTCACACGATGCAATCACAGATACGCTATTATTGCATGAGTTCAATATCATTAGAGGTACTACTTATGGAAGTCTATCGCCAAGTCAGCAAAAATGCTATTTTGACAATAACAGTCGTGTCCTACTAGGTTTAGGAATTGACAATAGCTATCCACAATTTAGTATTCCGTATTTTTTGTCGCTGGTAGAATATGCTAAACAAAATAATAAGATCGTTGTTTTTTATGCGCATAAACCCGTTTTGAAAGCCACGGGAAAATATGAGACAGAATACAAAACATTGATTGAAATTTGCAAATACATCAAGGCAAACAACATGAAATTTTATACCGTTTCAGAATTGTATTTAAAAGAGAAAAATAAGTAA
- a CDS encoding T9SS type A sorting domain-containing protein produces MIKQILYSLVIMSSMYSNAQTITFNGCHDLFEDQNYIFNYSGTDTTGRNFYTTTPVNGDQDCGGLGTCEFMLKWNAITLKWEFLADSGNGDFIEPSLIYSNSSASLPNPPDINLGTWTENTALTASECGGNLTTTNAILTGAVQSTTLGSNLIITNNDVVVYPNPVHDVLHFTSATSLIENVAVMNMQGQKVINTTSSNSEVNVSALQTGVYFLNLKSKEGVSVYKFVKE; encoded by the coding sequence ATGATAAAACAAATACTTTATAGCCTAGTCATCATGTCAAGTATGTATTCAAATGCACAGACAATAACCTTTAATGGTTGTCATGATTTATTCGAGGATCAAAACTATATTTTTAATTATTCAGGAACAGATACTACTGGAAGAAATTTTTATACAACTACCCCTGTCAATGGAGATCAAGATTGTGGAGGACTAGGAACTTGTGAGTTCATGCTGAAATGGAACGCTATTACATTAAAATGGGAATTTTTAGCAGATAGCGGAAATGGTGATTTTATAGAGCCCAGTTTAATCTATTCGAATTCATCTGCTTCATTACCAAATCCACCCGACATTAACCTTGGTACATGGACAGAGAATACAGCGTTAACAGCATCTGAATGTGGTGGTAATCTAACTACGACAAATGCTATATTAACTGGTGCAGTACAAAGCACTACGTTAGGGAGCAATTTGATAATTACAAATAATGATGTAGTTGTATACCCTAACCCTGTGCATGATGTGTTGCATTTTACTAGTGCTACTAGCTTAATCGAAAATGTTGCAGTTATGAATATGCAAGGTCAAAAAGTTATCAATACAACTTCAAGCAATTCTGAAGTAAATGTATCAGCATTGCAAACTGGTGTTTACTTTTTGAATTTAAAATCTAAAGAAGGTGTTTCAGTTTACAAATTTGTAAAAGAATAA
- a CDS encoding phage tail protein, whose product MFAGNFAPRGWAFCDGQLLAISQNTALFSIIGTTYGGDGRTTFALPDLRGRVPMHPGNGPGLSGRSLGQSGGTETNTLNISQMPSHSHTVNAVSTDGNTNDPTNALPANTKVLDKEYSTAATDAVIMKSTMISPAGGNSSINNIQPYRTVNFIIALQGIFPSRS is encoded by the coding sequence ATGTTTGCAGGTAATTTTGCACCAAGAGGTTGGGCTTTTTGTGATGGACAATTATTAGCTATCTCACAAAACACAGCATTATTTAGCATTATAGGAACAACTTACGGCGGCGATGGAAGAACAACCTTTGCTTTACCTGATTTGAGAGGAAGAGTACCAATGCATCCCGGAAATGGACCTGGTCTTTCAGGAAGAAGTTTAGGTCAATCTGGAGGTACTGAAACAAATACATTGAATATTTCCCAAATGCCTTCACATAGTCATACAGTAAATGCAGTAAGCACAGACGGAAATACAAATGATCCCACAAATGCACTTCCAGCAAATACAAAGGTACTTGACAAAGAATACTCTACTGCAGCAACTGATGCTGTTATTATGAAAAGCACAATGATCAGTCCAGCTGGAGGTAATTCATCTATCAACAATATACAGCCTTATAGAACTGTAAACTTTATAATTGCCTTACAAGGTATATTTCCATCTAGAAGTTAA
- the gldA gene encoding gliding motility-associated ABC transporter ATP-binding subunit GldA, translated as MSIAVTNISKSYGAQKALDNISFSVNKGEIVGFLGPNGAGKSTLMKILTTYLNADTGIALVNGHDVQLNAKAVQLSIGYLPEHNPLYLDLYVREYLAFNADVYKVAKSRIDEVIQLTGLASESHKKIGQLSKGYRQRVGLANALLHNPDVLILDEPTTGLDPNQLIEIRNVIKNVGKDKTVFLSTHIMQEVEAICDRVIIINNGKIVADKKLDHLISEEKEQVLEVEFDYKIEEQVIAKIENLVSYKNTHDMTWELTFKADKDMRPTVFDFANENGLKTLQLNQKNKNLEAIFREITK; from the coding sequence ATGTCTATAGCGGTTACAAATATTTCAAAAAGTTATGGCGCTCAAAAAGCGTTAGACAACATTTCTTTCTCGGTAAACAAAGGAGAAATTGTTGGTTTTTTGGGTCCAAATGGAGCTGGGAAATCTACTTTGATGAAAATCTTAACTACATATTTAAATGCTGATACAGGAATCGCTCTTGTGAATGGACATGATGTACAACTAAACGCAAAAGCAGTTCAGTTATCTATTGGTTATTTGCCAGAACACAATCCGTTGTACTTGGATTTGTATGTTCGCGAATATTTGGCTTTTAATGCAGATGTTTACAAAGTAGCAAAATCTAGAATTGATGAAGTGATTCAGCTAACTGGTTTAGCAAGCGAAAGCCATAAAAAAATAGGTCAGCTATCCAAAGGATACCGTCAACGTGTAGGACTAGCAAATGCTTTGCTTCACAATCCTGATGTTTTAATTTTGGATGAACCAACTACAGGACTGGACCCAAACCAGTTGATCGAAATAAGAAACGTAATTAAAAACGTAGGTAAAGACAAAACGGTTTTCCTTTCTACACATATTATGCAAGAGGTGGAAGCGATTTGTGATCGTGTCATCATCATTAACAACGGAAAAATTGTTGCCGATAAAAAACTAGATCATCTCATCTCTGAAGAAAAAGAACAGGTTCTAGAAGTGGAATTCGATTATAAAATAGAAGAGCAAGTGATTGCCAAAATTGAAAACTTAGTTTCGTATAAAAACACCCACGACATGACATGGGAATTGACTTTTAAAGCTGATAAAGACATGCGTCCCACAGTTTTTGACTTTGCCAATGAAAATGGATTGAAAACACTACAACTCAATCAGAAAAATAAAAACCTAGAAGCTATATTTAGGGAAATTACTAAATAA
- a CDS encoding prephenate dehydratase, with protein MEAKIAIQGIKGSFHHQVVKEYYNEEVAIDECLSFEELIDSLLSGKSTQAVMAIENSIAGPIIPNYALIDKNDLHIIGEYYLNISQNLMALPGQNIEDIQEVYSHPMALLQCMEFLKKYPNIKIVEDKDTAETARRIQAKNLRGIAAIGSTVAAEMYGLQILAPAIQTIKNNMTRFVIINKENSFVPQNEINRASIKFELDHKRGSLAAVLNVMSDCRMNLTKIQSLPKIETPWKYSFFVDVTFEEYADFAKAKSLLEIMAEYFKILGEYKNTKPSV; from the coding sequence ATGGAAGCAAAAATTGCAATACAAGGTATAAAAGGATCATTTCATCATCAAGTGGTGAAGGAGTATTATAATGAAGAAGTTGCAATTGACGAGTGTTTGTCTTTTGAGGAATTGATTGATAGTTTGCTTTCGGGCAAATCAACACAAGCGGTTATGGCGATTGAGAACTCTATTGCAGGGCCAATTATTCCTAATTATGCTTTGATTGATAAGAATGATTTACACATCATTGGAGAGTATTATTTGAATATTTCTCAAAATTTGATGGCGTTACCAGGACAAAATATCGAAGATATTCAAGAGGTTTATTCGCACCCAATGGCTTTGTTGCAATGTATGGAGTTTTTAAAAAAATATCCAAACATTAAGATTGTTGAGGATAAAGATACGGCCGAGACAGCGCGCAGAATTCAAGCTAAAAACTTGAGAGGTATCGCTGCAATAGGTAGTACGGTAGCTGCAGAGATGTATGGATTGCAGATTTTGGCTCCCGCAATACAAACGATTAAAAACAATATGACTCGTTTTGTAATCATTAACAAGGAGAATTCGTTTGTACCTCAAAATGAGATCAACCGCGCTTCGATCAAATTTGAATTGGACCATAAAAGAGGAAGTTTGGCAGCGGTGCTAAATGTGATGAGTGATTGTAGGATGAATTTAACCAAAATACAGTCTCTGCCAAAAATTGAAACACCTTGGAAATATTCATTTTTTGTAGATGTTACATTTGAAGAATATGCCGATTTTGCCAAAGCAAAGTCATTGCTTGAGATTATGGCGGAATATTTTAAGATTTTGGGAGAGTATAAAAACACCAAACCGTCGGTATAA